The nucleotide sequence CAACACCGCCCGTTACCCATATCCTTCCTCGCTATCCTTTCATTGTTGTGCTCGACTACTACTGTGCATTTCTGGAAAGTGTGTAGTGGTCGTCCCAGTCCTCAACCGAGTCTCTTGTGTGGGAGTGAGATGAGGAGGTACACGAGCGGACAGAACCCACATCTTCCGTCACTATTaaacgagaagaaagagagaccagAGTAGAGAGCCATGAAGCCGCCTGCAAAGGCGTAAGGGGCGTTGAGCGTGGGTGGGAGATAAGTGGAGGGGTGAAAGATGGCGGCTGGGAAGACGtcaagcaaagaaaaaaagaccAGCACTACCCGTAGCGGTACGTAAATATACACATCAACTCGTTGGACTCTCCCTGCCTTTCTACCACCCTTTCGCACGACTTGTGCACTTACTGTTAAGGAAGCTGTTGCTCTATTCCACATGCACCTTGCCTTGTGCTCCTCTCCTGGTCTTTGCTGATCCTTTGTCATTGCTTCTCCCACCAAAGTGAACAATAGAGTTTCCTGGGAAGCGAAAAGTGAAATTGTCCGAGGCTAGGTCACGTTAGAAATAGCCAGTTTAATCTGCAGAGTCAAGAAATGTACGCAAAGGACTTGCCCATGCCGGAACATAGCCGAGCAAGTGTGCGCCCACATGTGAAGGAcagggtgggggagagggaggtgggttGTTGGTTTTCGTGAGCTTgtagtgcagcagcagcaagtcACACGAGCACGGGATCGAGAACCAAAACCCATCCCACTTCTTCAatcgcacaggcacacaaaAGCaactctcctctcccctcccatTTCGGTTTTTTggcggagagaagggagcgCGCAGActaaagagaaaggggagagggaggcgcacACAAGTGTagcagcgagaagagcgCTGATAAGTAGAATAAGCCACCAAAGATGAAGCACACCGGCCAAAGAGGGAATAAAGACGCTCCAGGACGGAATGAACACCAGTGGGAAGAAAGGAGGTTGAGGCACGTGAACGATACGGCATCCACGCAACATACGGGAGTAAAGATCgtcagaaagagaaaggcggaactcgaaaagagggaaaacatAAGTGGCTTAACGGTGGACGTTTGTGAGgatgaggggaggagggtgctgctgctgtttaaTCGTGTACCGCGAGCGACTGGtacgcaaagaaaaaaagaagtaGAAAAGACCTTTCTGGTTATCTCGTCTCCGCATGCGTGacagggagagcgagagcagtGGTGTCTGGGCAAGCCTCTCGTGAGTGTCACCCAGAGTGCATCTACAAAGCCATCTTCTTCAAAGGCGTGCGGTACTGCGTCACGAAGCGGGCATAGCGAATATGTACAACGGttgccagcaccgccgctaaGGCCGCCGTGCACGTGACGACGATGATAGGTGTCTGAACGCACGCGCGGAGCGTGCAACCCTGCTCCACTGTGTTGCCCATCTTCTCGCGCTCCTTGTCCACGATGAGGCCGAAGAGGAAGCGATTGAAACAGATGACGCCAATGACGTTGGTGCAAAAGCTCATGTTGTACAGGATACCGTGGTGGCCGGCGAAAATGCAGGGGAAGAtgagcgcacgcacgccgtTGAAGATGCCCTCCTCGAAGTAGACGAGGATGTacggaaagaggagagcgtcACCAGGAAGCACAAGGATCAGAATACCGGCAATTGTGGCAATGGCCGGGGCGACAGGCAGGGCGATCGTAACAAGCACCTTGCGGTTCTCCGGGCTCTGGTGCTGCACGTACGCCTCGAACAGACCCATCGAGATGCGACCTACGGCGCTGCCCACGCCAATGAAGGCGGTGTAGAGGGAGCCCAGCTCCGCGGTACGCGGGCGGCCTGTGCGGGCAACGTAGATGGTGCTGCCGTTATACGTGACAATTGTACCAAGGGCACCCTGGCAGACAAATGCAATGAGGATGAGCCAAATGTCAGGGCGCATGAGCGTCTCCCAGATTGTGCCACCGTAGCGAGGGTCCTGCGGGCCATCCTCGACGGCCTCCACGTCAACAAGGGACTGGCCGCGCGCCGCATCGTCGTTGCTGACGGGAGATATGCCGAGAGGCTCGTTCCCGGTCTCCAGTGGCTCCACGGAAGTCAGGCCATTCGGCTTTCGGCCCTCGACAGCCAGGACCTCGCCCTCGACATCGTCAAaggtgctgctctgctgctccaaAGGCTCGTTCACACCACCGAGCCAGGGAATCGGCATCGCCATCACCCAGAAGGACATGCACAGCACCATTGTGATGCCACCGATGACCGCCTTGCCGCCGTCTGACACCTTCGTGTACGCCAGTATTGGGGCTGTGGCGGCAAAGAAAATGACGAGACAGATCACCATGACGTAGCCATACGCAATGCGGCGCACCGGAACGAACTTCTTCGCGTAGATGGACTTCAACGATGTCAGGGCGGAAATCTGCTCCCCTGTCTTGTTGCGGGCGCGCCACCAGTTCACAAAGTACGGTGGCAGCGCAATGAGAAGCATCCCCACCACCGAGACAAGCACCGTGAGGGCCATGATGAAGTAGATGAAGCCGCTGATGTTGTtggagaagaagccgcgATTGATGGAGGAGATGACGGAGCTGCCAAGACCCGTCATCACCTTGGCCAATCCGATCACGGGACCACGGTTGCGTGGAAAGAGTTCCACCAGCGTGACAATCGACGCGGCGTCGAAGAGGCCACTGCACGTGTTCATGAAGCCGTAGAAGATCGAGATGGTCGCAGTGTTGCCCTTGATTTTGCCGTCGAATATGAGCCCGAGGCCAAGGCAGCCAATGAACCCCGTCACGCCGGCAATCACAAACAGCGGCAGAGGGCCGATATGATCGTAGAGAACACCATACGGAATCACAAAGTAGCAGAGCACCACACCGACTGTGCTGATCGTGGAGAGATCACCATCGGAGAGGTTGAAGCGGCTTTGGAACTGATCACTGAAGAGGTCGAAAGCGAACACAAGTGAGACACAGATGCTGCAGAACAGAGTGCACACTAGCGCACGGAAGCGCTTCACTTCATCAATCACGTGCAGTCCACACGCCGCCCGGTGAGCGACGTACTTGGTTTGGCTGAATGTGTACTTGAAACTGCTGAGCATCTTCGCAGAAGACACGATTGCCTGCGTGATCAAACGCGGCGAAAGAATGTTCGCCAGCCGAGAAagtcacagagagagagaggaagagggcgtgAGAGAGGAATGTACTGGGAGGGGTTATCTGCGCTTTGCTGTAGATGCGAAGTTcacaaaaaaaggggctTTACCGTATCACTCACTACAACAGCTgaaagaaacaaacaaaaagaacACAGAGCGGGAGTCGCGTAACTGagcccagagagagagagagagagcggaacCAGCGAAACAAACGAGAGgacagtcacacacacaaagagtgcaaagaaggagagagggaggaggggaggagggtgcgagGGAAAGCGAGTGACG is from Leishmania panamensis strain MHOM/PA/94/PSC-1 chromosome 35 sequence and encodes:
- a CDS encoding MFS general substrate transporter, putative (TriTrypDB/GeneDB-style sysID: LpmP.35.2830) encodes the protein MLSSFKYTFSQTKYVAHRAACGLHVIDEVKRFRALVCTLFCSICVSLVFAFDLFSDQFQSRFNLSDGDLSTISTVGVVLCYFVIPYGVLYDHIGPLPLFVIAGVTGFIGCLGLGLIFDGKIKGNTATISIFYGFMNTCSGLFDAASIVTLVELFPRNRGPVIGLAKVMTGLGSSVISSINRGFFSNNISGFIYFIMALTVLVSVVGMLLIALPPYFVNWWRARNKTGEQISALTSLKSIYAKKFVPVRRIAYGYVMVICLVIFFAATAPILAYTKVSDGGKAVIGGITMVLCMSFWVMAMPIPWLGGVNEPLEQQSSTFDDVEGEVLAVEGRKPNGLTSVEPLETGNEPLGISPVSNDDAARGQSLVDVEAVEDGPQDPRYGGTIWETLMRPDIWLILIAFVCQGALGTIVTYNGSTIYVARTGRPRTAELGSLYTAFIGVGSAVGRISMGLFEAYVQHQSPENRKVLVTIALPVAPAIATIAGILILVLPGDALLFPYILVYFEEGIFNGVRALIFPCIFAGHHGILYNMSFCTNVIGVICFNRFLFGLIVDKEREKMGNTVEQGCTLRACVQTPIIVVTCTAALAAVLATVVHIRYARFVTQYRTPLKKMAL